The Terriglobales bacterium genome includes a window with the following:
- a CDS encoding vitamin K epoxide reductase family protein — protein MTSTINNTLVASIVMLCLTGVLVSGLALGEHYNTKPSPCSINDKWDCGIVNHSPYATLRGIPVALIGSLGFALIAALAGRLPRITAVLAFLALLFSLRLTWIEWKTLGVWCIYCVSSQAIIALVFLLTLLAAALSRRRA, from the coding sequence ATGACTTCTACAATCAACAACACTCTCGTAGCGTCCATCGTGATGCTCTGCCTTACCGGCGTGTTGGTTTCGGGGCTAGCTCTAGGCGAGCACTACAACACTAAGCCCTCGCCCTGCAGCATTAACGACAAGTGGGACTGCGGCATCGTAAACCACAGCCCCTACGCGACTTTGCGCGGCATTCCCGTCGCCTTGATCGGCAGTTTGGGCTTTGCGCTGATAGCCGCACTCGCAGGACGCTTGCCTCGGATCACTGCGGTCTTGGCCTTTTTGGCCCTACTGTTTTCTCTCCGCCTGACTTGGATTGAATGGAAAACCCTCGGCGTGTGGTGCATTTACTGCGTCAGTTCTCAAGCGATCATTGCACTCGTATTCTTACTGACACTATTGGCCGCAGCTCTCTCTAGAAGAAGAGCTTGA